A part of Streptomyces sp. NBC_01210 genomic DNA contains:
- a CDS encoding dihydrodipicolinate synthase family protein, with translation MTIRLLHGVYEPRTEPAVFAAGGAPLISRTVFSAAHVVADPYADTSWGSPAAVDWDATLAFRRHLWSHGLGVAEAMDTAQRGMGLDWAGAAELIRRSAAEAKAVGGRIACGVGTDQLTAGAGPLASGAGSSAGAGPLASGAGSSADTGSSASGAPSLAEVRDAYEEQLALVEESGAQAIVMASRALASAARTSDDYLAVYSHLLRQASEPVILHWLGPMFDPALEGYWGSADLDAATSVLLDVISAHPDKVDGIKISLLDAQREIDLRRRLPEGVRCYTGDDFNYPELIAGDEHGFSHALLGIFDPLGPSAAEAVRVLDTGDVSGFRKRLDPTVALSRHLFQPPTRFYKTGVVLLAWLAGHQSHFTMVGGLQSARSLPHFCRAYELADGLGLFPDPVLAESRMKSLLSMYGVAQ, from the coding sequence GTGACGATCCGGCTCCTGCACGGGGTGTACGAACCCCGCACCGAACCGGCCGTGTTCGCCGCGGGAGGCGCGCCGCTCATCTCCCGTACGGTCTTCTCGGCAGCGCATGTCGTCGCCGACCCGTACGCCGATACGTCGTGGGGCTCGCCCGCCGCCGTGGACTGGGACGCGACGCTTGCCTTCCGTCGCCATCTGTGGTCGCACGGGCTCGGCGTGGCGGAGGCGATGGACACGGCGCAGCGCGGGATGGGCCTGGACTGGGCGGGCGCGGCGGAGCTGATCCGGCGCTCGGCGGCGGAGGCGAAGGCGGTGGGGGGCCGGATCGCGTGCGGTGTCGGTACCGACCAACTGACGGCGGGCGCCGGTCCGTTGGCGTCGGGGGCTGGTTCGTCGGCGGGCGCCGGTCCGTTGGCGTCGGGCGCTGGGTCCTCGGCGGACACCGGTTCGTCGGCGTCGGGGGCTCCCTCGTTGGCGGAGGTGCGCGACGCGTACGAGGAGCAGCTGGCGCTGGTGGAGGAGAGCGGGGCGCAGGCAATCGTGATGGCGTCGCGGGCGCTGGCGTCTGCGGCGCGGACGTCCGACGACTATCTCGCCGTCTACTCCCACCTGCTGCGGCAGGCTTCGGAACCGGTGATCCTGCATTGGCTGGGGCCGATGTTCGACCCGGCGCTGGAGGGTTACTGGGGCTCCGCCGACCTGGACGCGGCCACCTCGGTCCTCCTGGACGTCATCTCCGCCCACCCGGACAAGGTCGACGGCATCAAGATCTCGCTGCTGGACGCCCAGCGCGAGATCGACCTGCGCCGTCGCCTCCCGGAAGGCGTGCGGTGCTACACCGGCGACGACTTCAACTACCCCGAACTGATCGCGGGTGACGAGCACGGCTTCAGCCATGCGCTGCTCGGGATCTTCGACCCGCTGGGCCCGTCGGCGGCCGAGGCGGTACGGGTGCTGGACACGGGTGATGTCTCCGGGTTCCGTAAACGCCTCGATCCGACGGTCGCGTTGTCCCGCCATCTCTTCCAGCCGCCAACGCGCTTCTACAAGACGGGTGTGGTGCTGCTGGCGTGGCTGGCCGGACACCAGTCGCACTTCACGATGGTGGGCGGTCTGCAGTCGGCGCGCTCGCTGCCGCACTTCTGCCGGGCGTACGAACTGGCGGACGGGCTCGGCCTGTTCCCGGA
- a CDS encoding Gfo/Idh/MocA family protein — MTRRTVRIAMNGVTGRMGYRQHLVRSLLAIREQGGLDLGGGEVLWPEPVLVGRREHALREIAERHGLTHWSTDLDAVLADNSVDIYFDAQVTSARVTAIKQAIAAGKHIYTEKPTATDLVGALELARLAEAAGIRHGVVQDKIFLPGLLKLKRLVDGGFFGDILSVRGEFGYWVFEGDWQEAQRPSWNYRGEDGGGIVVDMFPHWEYVLHELFGRVTSVTAQVATHVPQRWDERGKPYAATADDSAYGIFQLEGGVVAQINSSWAVRVNRDELVEFQVDGTHGSAVAGLRRCRVQHRSATPKPVWNPDLPATESFRDQWQEVPDNTKFENGFKAQWELFLRHVALGEPYHWDLPAGARGVQLAELGLKSSAEGRRFDVPELSL, encoded by the coding sequence GTGACACGCAGGACTGTGCGCATCGCCATGAACGGCGTCACGGGCCGGATGGGGTACCGCCAGCATCTGGTGCGCTCCCTCCTTGCGATCCGCGAACAGGGCGGCCTGGACCTCGGGGGCGGCGAGGTTCTCTGGCCCGAGCCGGTCCTCGTCGGCCGCCGCGAGCACGCGCTGCGCGAGATCGCCGAACGGCACGGCCTCACGCACTGGTCGACCGACCTCGACGCCGTACTCGCCGACAACAGCGTCGACATCTACTTCGACGCGCAGGTCACCTCCGCCCGCGTCACCGCGATCAAGCAGGCGATCGCGGCGGGCAAGCACATCTACACCGAGAAGCCGACCGCGACCGACCTGGTCGGCGCACTGGAGCTGGCGCGCCTGGCCGAGGCCGCCGGGATCAGGCACGGCGTCGTCCAGGACAAGATCTTTCTGCCGGGGCTGCTGAAGCTGAAGCGGCTCGTCGACGGCGGCTTCTTCGGCGACATCCTGTCCGTGCGAGGAGAGTTCGGCTACTGGGTCTTCGAGGGCGACTGGCAGGAGGCGCAGCGTCCGAGCTGGAACTACCGCGGTGAGGACGGCGGCGGCATCGTCGTCGACATGTTCCCGCACTGGGAGTACGTACTGCACGAGCTGTTCGGCCGGGTGACGAGTGTGACGGCGCAGGTAGCCACGCACGTTCCGCAGCGCTGGGACGAGCGCGGCAAGCCGTACGCGGCGACCGCGGACGACTCCGCGTACGGCATCTTCCAGCTGGAGGGCGGGGTCGTCGCCCAGATCAACTCCTCCTGGGCGGTGCGCGTGAACCGCGACGAACTGGTCGAGTTCCAGGTCGACGGCACCCACGGCTCGGCGGTCGCGGGCCTGCGCCGCTGCCGCGTCCAGCACCGCTCCGCCACCCCGAAGCCGGTATGGAACCCGGACCTGCCCGCGACGGAGTCCTTCCGTGACCAGTGGCAGGAGGTCCCGGACAACACGAAGTTCGAGAACGGCTTCAAGGCGCAGTGGGAACTGTTCCTGCGCCATGTCGCGCTCGGCGAGCCGTACCACTGGGACCTGCCGGCGGGCGCGCGCGGTGTGCAGCTCGCCGAGCTGGGCCTGAAGTCCTCCGCCGAGGGCCGCCGGTTCGACGTACCGGAGCTGTCGCTGTGA
- a CDS encoding LacI family DNA-binding transcriptional regulator: MTVTLADVAARARVSPATVSRVLNGNYPVAASTRERVLRAVDELDYVLNGPASSLAAATSDLVGILVNDIADPFFGIMAGAAQTEISGQEGSGRAGGEKLAVVCNTGGSPERELTYLTLLQRQRAAAVVLTGGALEDPDHIAAMTSKLAKLADAGTRVVLCGRPPLPGSDAIVAALAFDNRGGGRRLTEHLLALGHRTIGYVAGPAERTTTRHRLEGHRAALAAAGLDENQDRLTVHGPYARRSGYDATLELLRREPELTAIVAANDTVALGACAALRDQGLRIPEDISVAGFDDLPFSVDAVPALTTVRLPLYEAGARAGRLAMGKEAPPPGGIATIGAELMARASTAPPGKR, encoded by the coding sequence ATGACAGTCACCCTGGCGGATGTGGCGGCGCGCGCCCGGGTGTCCCCGGCCACCGTCTCCCGTGTGCTCAACGGCAACTACCCGGTCGCCGCGTCGACGCGGGAACGGGTGCTGCGCGCGGTCGACGAGCTCGACTACGTACTGAACGGCCCGGCGAGTTCGCTCGCCGCGGCCACCTCCGACCTGGTCGGCATCCTCGTCAACGACATTGCCGACCCGTTCTTCGGGATCATGGCCGGGGCCGCCCAGACCGAGATCAGCGGGCAGGAGGGGTCCGGACGGGCGGGCGGCGAGAAGCTGGCCGTCGTCTGCAACACCGGGGGCTCACCGGAGCGCGAGCTGACCTATCTCACCCTGCTCCAGCGGCAGCGGGCCGCGGCCGTCGTGCTGACTGGCGGCGCACTGGAGGACCCGGACCACATCGCGGCGATGACCTCGAAACTGGCGAAGCTCGCGGACGCGGGCACCCGTGTGGTGCTCTGCGGCCGGCCGCCGCTCCCGGGCAGCGACGCCATCGTCGCCGCCCTCGCCTTCGACAACCGGGGCGGCGGACGGCGACTCACCGAGCATCTGCTCGCGCTCGGCCACCGAACGATCGGATACGTCGCGGGGCCCGCGGAGCGCACCACGACGCGCCACCGCCTGGAGGGCCACCGGGCCGCGCTGGCCGCCGCGGGGCTCGACGAGAACCAGGACCGGCTCACCGTGCACGGTCCGTACGCCCGCCGCTCCGGCTATGACGCCACGCTCGAACTGCTGCGCCGCGAACCGGAGTTGACGGCGATCGTGGCCGCGAACGACACGGTCGCACTGGGCGCCTGCGCGGCCCTGCGAGACCAGGGCCTGCGCATCCCGGAGGACATCTCGGTGGCCGGCTTCGACGACCTCCCGTTCTCGGTGGACGCGGTGCCGGCGCTGACGACCGTACGACTGCCGCTGTACGAGGCGGGGGCGCGGGCGGGCCGGCTGGCGATGGGCAAGGAGGCGCCGCCGCCGGGGGGCATCGCGACGATCGGCGCGGAGCTGATGGCACGGGCGTCGACGGCGCCTCCCGGGAAGAGGTGA
- a CDS encoding bifunctional helix-turn-helix transcriptional regulator/GNAT family N-acetyltransferase produces the protein MPIHEIRAFNRFYTNLIGALDYSKHLYTPYTLTESRVLYELAHSPRTDAADLRAELSLDAGYLSRLLAKFERDGLVGRAPSDLDPRRQRITLTARGREAAALLDERSREAVGAMLAKVPSEERPRLATAMRTVREILGRGRPAHREGPVLRDPGPGDLGWIVQRHGALYAAEYGWNADFEGLVARIVADFAQDHDPHLERVWIAELDGRPVGSVMCVRDDAPATARLRLLLVEPDARGHGLGDLLVRTVVDFAREVGYRELVLWTNEVLAGARRIYQRAGFTLVAEKPHRSYGADLVGQDWRLPLLEGTVK, from the coding sequence ATGCCGATCCATGAAATCCGCGCCTTCAACCGCTTCTACACCAACCTCATCGGCGCGCTCGACTACAGCAAGCACCTCTACACCCCGTACACGCTGACCGAATCGCGCGTGCTGTACGAACTCGCCCACAGCCCCCGTACCGACGCCGCCGACCTGCGCGCCGAGCTCTCGCTCGACGCCGGGTACTTGAGCAGGCTGCTCGCCAAGTTCGAGCGGGACGGGCTGGTCGGGCGGGCGCCCTCCGATCTCGACCCGCGGCGGCAGCGGATAACCCTCACCGCCCGTGGGCGCGAGGCCGCGGCCCTCCTCGACGAGCGCTCGCGGGAGGCCGTCGGGGCGATGCTCGCCAAGGTGCCGTCGGAGGAGCGGCCGCGGCTGGCCACGGCGATGCGGACCGTACGCGAGATCCTCGGCCGCGGCCGGCCCGCGCACCGCGAGGGCCCGGTGCTGCGCGATCCGGGTCCCGGCGACCTCGGCTGGATCGTGCAGCGGCACGGTGCGCTGTACGCCGCCGAGTACGGCTGGAACGCCGACTTCGAGGGCCTCGTCGCCCGGATCGTCGCGGACTTCGCGCAGGACCACGACCCTCATCTGGAGCGGGTGTGGATCGCCGAGCTGGACGGGCGTCCGGTGGGCTCGGTCATGTGCGTACGGGACGACGCCCCGGCGACCGCACGCCTGCGGCTGCTGCTCGTCGAACCGGACGCGCGCGGGCACGGGCTCGGCGACCTGCTGGTGCGCACCGTCGTGGATTTCGCGCGCGAGGTGGGGTATCGAGAACTGGTGCTGTGGACCAATGAGGTACTGGCCGGGGCCCGCCGGATCTATCAGCGGGCCGGGTTCACCCTCGTCGCCGAGAAGCCGCACCGCTCGTACGGAGCCGACCTGGTCGGCCAGGACTGGCGGCTGCCCCTGCTGGAAGGAACGGTCAAGTGA
- a CDS encoding EamA family transporter translates to MRPVHVALAVLVTAVWGVNFVVIELGLGHFPPLLFSALRFLVAALPAVFFVGRPKVAWKWVIGVGLALGVAKFGLLFIGMDRGMPAGLSSLVVQIQAVFTAVFAAVALGERPGRVRVLGMSVALAGIAVAAVDEGASGPVLAFLLVIAAAACWGVSNVLTRKASPPDALNFMIWVSTVPVLPLLALSLLFEGPAADLDALRSLDWSGAGTIVYVAWGATVFGFGAWGFLLRRYPASSVAPFSLLVPVFGMSSAALLLDESVSPLRWGAAVLLVGGVALTSLSRAGAPGAPVPAPAASAGQLPPDASVSRTPSTATSPR, encoded by the coding sequence ATGCGTCCCGTACATGTGGCACTCGCCGTCCTCGTCACCGCCGTCTGGGGAGTGAACTTCGTCGTCATCGAGCTCGGACTCGGCCACTTCCCGCCCCTGCTCTTCTCCGCCCTGCGCTTCCTGGTGGCCGCGCTGCCCGCCGTTTTCTTCGTGGGCCGCCCGAAGGTCGCCTGGAAATGGGTGATCGGCGTCGGACTGGCCCTGGGCGTCGCCAAGTTCGGGCTGCTCTTCATCGGAATGGACCGCGGTATGCCGGCCGGTCTGTCCTCGCTCGTCGTGCAGATCCAGGCCGTCTTCACGGCGGTATTCGCCGCCGTCGCCCTCGGCGAACGCCCCGGCAGGGTGAGGGTGCTGGGCATGAGCGTCGCCCTGGCCGGTATCGCCGTCGCGGCCGTCGACGAAGGCGCTTCGGGCCCCGTCCTCGCCTTCCTGCTCGTCATCGCGGCCGCCGCCTGCTGGGGTGTGTCCAATGTGCTGACCCGCAAGGCGTCCCCGCCGGACGCGCTGAACTTCATGATCTGGGTGTCCACCGTGCCCGTGCTGCCGCTCCTCGCGCTCTCCCTGCTCTTCGAAGGCCCGGCGGCCGATCTGGACGCGCTGCGTTCCCTGGACTGGAGCGGGGCGGGGACCATCGTCTACGTCGCCTGGGGCGCCACGGTCTTCGGCTTCGGCGCCTGGGGCTTCCTGTTGCGCCGCTACCCCGCCTCGTCCGTCGCGCCGTTCTCGCTGCTGGTGCCGGTCTTCGGCATGTCCTCCGCGGCGCTGCTGCTGGACGAGTCGGTGAGCCCGCTGCGCTGGGGCGCGGCGGTCCTGCTGGTGGGCGGGGTGGCGCTCACCTCACTGTCGAGAGCAGGCGCTCCAGGTGCTCCCGTCCCGGCACCAGCAGCCTCGGCAGGTCAGCTGCCTCCGGATGCCAGCGTTTCTCGTACTCCCAGCACAGCCACGTCTCCTCGGTGA
- a CDS encoding LysR family transcriptional regulator — MLDLGRLRALHAVSVHGSVAAAAIALGYTPSAVSQQITKLERETRTTLLERQGRGVALTDEARHLAATAQELLAIVERAETTLEERRGRPTGRLTIGAFASAARGLLPGVLAELGREHPGLDARMTEVDPHLSIDLVARGMIDVAVAHDWDIAPLPAPEGVEQAVIGDDLCDLLVPGEHALAGRASVRREELAGERWICQPPGTVCHDWLVRTLRAAGCEPDLAHRAEEYHTQIALVAEGLGIAMIPRLGRGALPAGVRAVSLDPVPKRRLYALWRTGAARRPAITATVEALQRHWMDTARAGA; from the coding sequence ATGCTCGATCTGGGACGACTGCGCGCGTTGCACGCCGTCTCCGTCCATGGTTCCGTAGCCGCCGCGGCGATCGCCCTCGGGTACACCCCGTCCGCCGTGTCGCAGCAGATCACCAAGCTGGAGCGGGAGACCCGCACGACGCTGCTGGAACGGCAGGGGCGGGGCGTGGCGCTCACCGACGAGGCGCGTCATCTGGCCGCCACCGCACAGGAGTTGCTCGCGATCGTCGAGCGCGCGGAGACCACGCTGGAGGAGCGCAGGGGGCGGCCGACGGGGCGGCTCACCATCGGCGCCTTCGCCTCCGCCGCACGCGGTCTGCTGCCGGGAGTGCTCGCCGAGCTGGGCCGCGAGCACCCCGGGCTCGACGCCCGGATGACCGAGGTCGACCCTCATCTGTCCATCGATCTGGTGGCCCGGGGCATGATCGACGTCGCTGTCGCGCACGACTGGGACATCGCACCGCTGCCCGCACCGGAGGGGGTGGAGCAGGCGGTGATCGGCGATGACCTGTGCGATCTGCTGGTGCCGGGGGAGCATGCGCTGGCGGGGCGCGCTTCCGTACGCCGCGAGGAGCTGGCGGGCGAGCGCTGGATCTGCCAGCCGCCGGGTACGGTCTGCCACGACTGGCTGGTCCGTACGCTGCGGGCGGCGGGCTGCGAGCCGGATCTGGCCCACCGGGCCGAGGAGTACCACACCCAGATCGCGCTGGTCGCTGAGGGTCTGGGCATCGCGATGATCCCGCGCCTCGGCCGCGGAGCGCTGCCGGCGGGGGTGCGGGCGGTCAGCCTGGATCCGGTGCCGAAGCGCCGCCTGTACGCCCTGTGGCGCACGGGCGCGGCGCGGCGCCCGGCGATCACGGCGACGGTGGAGGCGCTCCAGCGCCACTGGATGGACACGGCGCGGGCGGGCGCGTGA
- a CDS encoding glycoside hydrolase family 3 protein, whose translation MHDRSLSRRTLLTATAASATTALAAGAVVTASPAVARPSHHLKRLIARMSLEEKVGQLFVMRVYGHSATAPDQADIELNIKEMGVRTAAELVAKYHVGGIIYFAWAHNTRDPHQIADLSNGIQRAGLAQPTPVPLLISTDQEHGIVARVGRPATLMPGAMALGAGGPRSGARTAARIAGAELAAVGIVQNYAPVADVNINPANPVIGVRSFGADPRAVAGLVAAQVRGYQSAGIAATSKHFPGHGDTTVDSHTGIPVITHTRAQWEETDAPPFRAAIAAGIDSIMTAHIQFPALDPSNDPATLSRPILTGILREELGYDGVVVTDALNMQGVRDKYGDHRVPVLALAAGVDQLLNPPDLAVARNGVLSAVKSGEISVARIEESILRILLLKDRLGLFRHPFVSHRGVDRTVGTRAHLAAADRIAERTTTLLVNEDRLLPLSRREHGNLLVVGADPASPTGTTGPPTTVLATAFTELGFTATALSTGITPTTAKIDEAVAAAGGKDAVIVGTYNVSATSSQRTLVSRLVATGVPVVVLAIRNPYDIAQLGGARAALAAYSWTDVELRAAARVISGRADPEGRLPVPVQRADDPSRVLYPIGHGLSYD comes from the coding sequence ATGCACGACCGGAGCCTCTCCAGACGCACCCTCCTCACCGCGACCGCCGCGAGCGCCACGACCGCCCTCGCGGCGGGTGCCGTCGTCACCGCCTCCCCCGCCGTCGCCCGTCCCTCCCACCACCTCAAGCGGCTCATCGCCCGGATGAGCCTCGAGGAGAAGGTCGGCCAGCTCTTCGTGATGCGGGTGTACGGGCACTCCGCCACCGCCCCCGATCAGGCCGACATCGAGCTGAACATCAAGGAGATGGGCGTCCGCACCGCCGCCGAGCTGGTCGCCAAGTACCACGTCGGCGGCATCATCTACTTCGCCTGGGCGCACAACACCCGCGACCCGCACCAGATCGCCGACCTGTCCAACGGCATCCAGCGGGCCGGGCTCGCGCAGCCCACGCCCGTACCGCTGCTGATCTCCACCGACCAGGAGCACGGCATTGTGGCCCGTGTCGGCAGGCCCGCCACCCTGATGCCGGGTGCGATGGCGCTGGGCGCGGGCGGACCACGGTCCGGCGCCCGTACCGCCGCGCGGATCGCCGGGGCCGAGCTGGCCGCGGTGGGCATCGTCCAGAACTACGCTCCGGTCGCCGACGTCAATATCAACCCCGCCAATCCGGTTATCGGCGTACGGTCCTTCGGCGCCGACCCCCGGGCCGTCGCCGGTCTGGTCGCCGCCCAGGTCCGCGGCTACCAGAGCGCGGGCATCGCCGCGACCTCCAAGCACTTCCCGGGACACGGCGACACCACCGTCGACAGTCATACGGGCATCCCTGTCATCACGCACACCCGCGCGCAGTGGGAGGAGACCGACGCTCCGCCGTTCCGGGCGGCGATCGCCGCCGGCATCGACTCGATCATGACGGCGCACATCCAGTTCCCGGCGCTGGACCCGAGCAACGACCCGGCCACGCTCTCCCGCCCCATCCTCACCGGCATCCTGCGCGAAGAGCTCGGCTACGACGGCGTGGTCGTCACCGACGCGCTCAATATGCAGGGCGTGCGGGACAAGTACGGCGACCACCGGGTGCCGGTGCTCGCGCTCGCGGCCGGCGTGGACCAGCTGCTCAACCCGCCTGATCTGGCCGTCGCCCGGAACGGTGTCCTCAGCGCCGTCAAGAGCGGCGAGATCAGCGTGGCCCGCATCGAGGAGTCAATCCTCCGCATCCTCCTGCTCAAGGACAGACTGGGGCTGTTCCGCCATCCGTTCGTCTCCCACCGGGGCGTGGACCGCACCGTCGGCACCCGCGCGCACCTCGCCGCCGCCGACCGGATCGCCGAGCGGACGACCACGCTCCTCGTCAACGAGGACCGGCTGCTGCCACTGAGCCGGCGCGAGCACGGCAACCTCCTGGTCGTCGGCGCCGACCCCGCCTCGCCCACCGGCACGACCGGACCACCGACCACCGTCCTGGCGACGGCCTTCACCGAACTGGGCTTCACCGCCACCGCACTGTCCACCGGTATCACCCCGACCACCGCGAAGATCGACGAGGCAGTGGCGGCGGCCGGCGGCAAGGACGCCGTGATCGTCGGTACGTACAACGTCTCGGCGACCAGCAGCCAGCGCACCCTGGTGTCCAGGCTCGTTGCGACCGGCGTCCCGGTCGTCGTCCTCGCCATCCGTAATCCGTACGACATCGCCCAGCTCGGCGGCGCCCGGGCCGCGCTCGCCGCGTACTCCTGGACCGATGTCGAACTACGGGCCGCGGCACGGGTGATCTCGGGTCGCGCCGATCCCGAGGGGCGGCTCCCCGTACCCGTACAGCGGGCGGACGATCCGTCCCGCGTGCTCTACCCCATCGGCCACGGACTGTCGTACGACTGA